From Mugil cephalus isolate CIBA_MC_2020 chromosome 4, CIBA_Mcephalus_1.1, whole genome shotgun sequence:
ttatttttttatttaaattttgcacCTTCTCTCATTTAGGGGTGTTGTTGGCTTGTTACTTAGTATTCACGACCCGAATGAGTGCAGACCAGGCCATCCTGTTTGTGCGAGCCAAAAGACCCAACTCCATCCAGACCAGGGGCCAGCTGCTGTGCGTCAGGGAGTTTGCCCAGTTCCTGGTTCCTCTGCGCAATGTGTTCTCCTGCGCGGAACCCAAAGCGAGCGCCGTCACCTTGTCCCAGTATCTTACCCGGCAGCGCCACCTGCTGCACGGCTACGAGGCTCGCCAGATGAAGAACGTGCCAAAGATCGTCCAGCTCGTGTGCAGGCTCCTCATCGACATCGCTGCCAACAggcaggtggtggtggaggaggagtggctGGAGATCCCCGACCTCACGGCCGAGGTGGAGAAGACCGTGTCCCAGCAGGCTCTCCAGCAGCTCGGTAAGGAGATGAGGGGGAAAGGAATCCCCGTTCTACCTTGTTCATCTCAACCTCTCAGTCCACCAGCACCACAGTCCAGACCGGCTCACGATCAGCCTCTCGCCAGCGACAATGAGCTCGACCCTCTGTGGAGGCAGCAGAACGTGGAAAGCCCTCCGATACCTTTTCCGTCCAACACCCGAAGCCTCAGTGATTCTGCTCTTTACGCTGCTGTGGAGCGGCAGCGCCATTTTGAAACCCTGAAgagaaacaaatcaatcaaGTGTCCGACAAGGCGTTCTTTGTCCCACAGCAACCTCACCGCCTGTAACTCTCCCAGATTTTGTGACCTGTCTCCTCAGGACATTATCAGCAGCGTTCAGGAACCTGAATCTACAGAAGCAAAGCGAGACACCGGATCCCCTCTTTTAAAAACGCTTCACAAGGGACAGCACAGGTTTTCTTTAGATCTTTCTGATCAGGGAAGAAAATCCCACTGCACCCCCACATTCCCAGCCTTATCAACGAAGAGCCAGCTGGTAGCCAGTGAGGAGGATGTGTcaatggatggaggaggagatacCACAGAGGTTCCTTTCATCACCCTCCAGTCTGAGCTCTCCCCAGAAGGCAGACGTCTGCTGGTGACCAGAGCTTTGGCCATGGACCTGATTGACAAGGATCTCACCTCCAAGGTCTCAGAGTGGCAGGTATAACCTTTTATTTACATTCCTCCAGCCTCTTTAAATCTAACCTAATACTGACAGGTAGCGATTTGAAACTTGTTTAGATTACTGTAATGATTTTCCCCGGCTACTATTATTTCCTCCTCAGAAACAGATTTTGGACGCCCTGTTTATAGATGAACACTGTGACAACTGTGCAGCAGAATGAAAAGAATCTCTTAACTCAACAATATGTCCTCattctctaaaaaaaaagtctaccaTAGGTAGCTGACAATGTAGATTAATTTGGATTTCCATGCAGAACTTTCCTTCTCATTATATTGTCAGGTtgaatttatgtatttatggaCTTCTTCAAACAGTAGCACTGACATACTGTATCAGAAAGGACATCATTTGTTTGAGtaaagccaaataaaaaaaaaacagatgcccCTATAGCACCACCAGGTGGATGCAAAGGTCAGCGAGTGGGAACAGAAAGTGTGGGAATCAGTGTTACCAGAGGCACCAGCATCAGACGAGATGATCCATCAGTCCCATTCTTGTGAAAATTGCGTATCTTTTAGAGAATTTCTTCACATTACACACGAAAATCCACTTGGACTCAAAGGGGAACGCCTTACATTCTGGTGTCCAAAGGTCAAAATCCGTGTGATGTCCCAATCCATAACTCACGTATCTCATATGACGAACTTTCACATAAATgtcgaataaaataaaatttagtaGTGACATTTTGCCCAAATGTCAGCCAACAGCCCTGCACTATATCCCCCTTCACGATGTTCAAAGATCAGTTGAACTGATGATAATTTTGGAAGATGCAGTTTGTGgttctgttaaactggattcaactaaatgtttctgctCTTCAGCATTGCCTTGCAGGTTGTtaaaaataataggaacatgtgtccaCAGTACAATGCACTAgtacaaaacaaatgcagaatGCCATAACCTTAaagaagctaagatttagtgcaggaatgTTATGCATTTGTTTCCACTAGTGTACCTCCTACACTATTAGATCAGTCTGAAGAGATATGTGGGTGTGAACTGAGACTTCAGCTGTTTCACTGTTAGATTTGTCTTTGTTGCAATGTGCAGACGGAGCTGAACTCCAAAGAGGGGGCGTGGGAGAAGCTGTGCACAGAGAGAGACCCTCTGGTCCTGTCCTGTCTGATGTGGTCGTGGCTGGAGCAGCTCAAGGATCCAGTCATCAGCAGTGACGATATGAAAGCTCTTAGCGAGAAGAACGTAAACCCGCAGAACGCCCTCGACTCACTGGAAAAggtattttactgtgatgagtaaatgttgtaggataatcccacactagtagggggcatttacagctcagagataaaataaataagtaatgaaATCAATGAGTAAGTAAATGTAACCAAGATGAAAGAAGAAACGGGGataattacggtttcatttatcttgacatatttaaactgatgtGTGCgcaccatttttttccctcattcataaaaagctaaaatccCATCCACTGCACCAAACAGTAGAGGGACAgtggagctcattctccagcagactgattcaggtccactcccatagtgaacgctacagaacgtCTTTTATACTTTACTCTacccagctgtataacagctcatctttttgtaacaactactatgaccaagcaatttcctttgtgggtcattaaagtctaagttgGTACTTGATAGAACCTCCTTTTCTTGCGTTCCTCATACAGCATTGAAATTTTGctacaaatatatatacttttaaCCCATTGAACTCAACAGTagctttgatatttttttttagcctaaTAATATGAGAATGAGGAGCTAGTTTGATTTCTATGAAGTGAATTATGTCGAATGTGGTACGTGTCCGTGTCCAGTTTAATTCCCGCAGTGATAACATTCCCAGTGTTGGTCAGCACACTCCTAGTTGGGAGAACAGCTGTGGATGAGGTCAGCAGCGAACCCAGGCCCGCCCTACCCATCAGTGTCAGTGGAAAA
This genomic window contains:
- the ptpdc1a gene encoding protein tyrosine phosphatase domain-containing protein 1 isoform X2, giving the protein MGETLRHVIPGHMQCSMACGGKACKYENPSRWSDEEQAIKGLYSSWITDNLLAMARPSTEIIEKYNIIEQFLRCGLKTVINLQRPGEHASCGNPLEQESGFTYRPETFMEAGIYYYNFGWKDYGVASLTTILDMVKVMSFAVQEGKMAVHCHAGLGRTGVLLACYLVFTTRMSADQAILFVRAKRPNSIQTRGQLLCVREFAQFLVPLRNVFSCAEPKASAVTLSQYLTRQRHLLHGYEARQMKNVPKIVQLVCRLLIDIAANRQVVVEEEWLEIPDLTAEVEKTVSQQALQQLGKEMRGKGIPVLPCSSQPLSPPAPQSRPAHDQPLASDNELDPLWRQQNVESPPIPFPSNTRSLSDSALYAAVERQRHFETLKRNKSIKCPTRRSLSHSNLTACNSPRFCDLSPQDIISSVQEPESTEAKRDTGSPLLKTLHKGQHRFSLDLSDQGRKSHCTPTFPALSTKSQLVASEEDVSMDGGGDTTEVPFITLQSELSPEGRRLLVTRALAMDLIDKDLTSKVSEWQTELNSKEGAWEKLCTERDPLVLSCLMWSWLEQLKDPVISSDDMKALSEKNVNPQNALDSLEKGHRLTLLCILDCAAHLLPVPEEVENSFLNQTIKVFTKIDAASEKNESSYMTLKAILTPILHELRDKAVEENEDF
- the ptpdc1a gene encoding protein tyrosine phosphatase domain-containing protein 1 isoform X1: MAAGVSILSDLPYSVSGVRTGEISSDMETANARVPTAKYTKMGETLRHVIPGHMQCSMACGGKACKYENPSRWSDEEQAIKGLYSSWITDNLLAMARPSTEIIEKYNIIEQFLRCGLKTVINLQRPGEHASCGNPLEQESGFTYRPETFMEAGIYYYNFGWKDYGVASLTTILDMVKVMSFAVQEGKMAVHCHAGLGRTGVLLACYLVFTTRMSADQAILFVRAKRPNSIQTRGQLLCVREFAQFLVPLRNVFSCAEPKASAVTLSQYLTRQRHLLHGYEARQMKNVPKIVQLVCRLLIDIAANRQVVVEEEWLEIPDLTAEVEKTVSQQALQQLGKEMRGKGIPVLPCSSQPLSPPAPQSRPAHDQPLASDNELDPLWRQQNVESPPIPFPSNTRSLSDSALYAAVERQRHFETLKRNKSIKCPTRRSLSHSNLTACNSPRFCDLSPQDIISSVQEPESTEAKRDTGSPLLKTLHKGQHRFSLDLSDQGRKSHCTPTFPALSTKSQLVASEEDVSMDGGGDTTEVPFITLQSELSPEGRRLLVTRALAMDLIDKDLTSKVSEWQTELNSKEGAWEKLCTERDPLVLSCLMWSWLEQLKDPVISSDDMKALSEKNVNPQNALDSLEKGHRLTLLCILDCAAHLLPVPEEVENSFLNQTIKVFTKIDAASEKNESSYMTLKAILTPILHELRDKAVEENEDF